A region of the Denitrificimonas caeni genome:
GCTCTAAAAAACAGACAAAGCTTCATACTTGATGGCACCTTGACCAAGTACGAGATAGCTAGGCAAAATATTCTGAGAGCCCTTGGAAAGGATCGCAAAGTAATAATTTTGTACGTTTACCAAGACCCTGTCGTTGCGTGGGACTTCGTAAAAGCTCGCGAAAAAACCGAAGGTCGCCGCATACACTTAGAAACCTTTGTAAAGCAATATTTTGAAGCACGTGACGTGGTTAACAGACTAAAGGCAGAGTTTAAAAGCCAGGTTCAGCTTGAGATTTTAATAAAAAATGTAGCTTCGGGCGCCAATAAAAAGTCTATGCACAGGTACATTAACGGCGCAACATCTATTGATTCGCACATCCCAGAGCAGTACACTTGCGATCAGCTCAAAGAGCTAATAACCGAGGAATAGCAAAATGATGAACC
Encoded here:
- a CDS encoding zeta toxin family protein codes for the protein MNDAMHTKAEQLITNNAIAYARKTKKPFAKLETNKEIFASEKAPITILMAGSPGAGKTETAQEMLRIIGKAIHIDPDRYRDHFEDYTGGNAYLFQGATSILVEKVVDYALKNRQSFILDGTLTKYEIARQNILRALGKDRKVIILYVYQDPVVAWDFVKAREKTEGRRIHLETFVKQYFEARDVVNRLKAEFKSQVQLEILIKNVASGANKKSMHRYINGATSIDSHIPEQYTCDQLKELITEE